The sequence below is a genomic window from Hippocampus zosterae strain Florida chromosome 7, ASM2543408v3, whole genome shotgun sequence.
CCGTCCCGCTCTGGTCTCCTTGGGCAAGCGCTTGCGGGCCTTGAGGCGCCCCACGCGGCTCTCGAAGTGCGTCTGGATGTGCTCGGTGATGTCGCCGCCGCCGACGCTCCAGTGGAGCAGGCCGCTATCGAAGCTCTGGCGCTGGCCCAGCTCGGAGGGCCGGCTGCCCCGGAAGGGGTTCTTCTTGCGCACCACCTTGATGGGGAGTCTGTCGAACTTGCTGGCCTGCCTGGGCTTCTCCGCATTGGGGTCCTGGGAAGACCCTGAGGTAGCGGCTTCCTTGACCCTCGACTTCTCCTTGTTTTCGTCCTCGTCTTTCTGGGACCGCTCCTCCgtcacctcttcctcctcctccttcacccGCACCTGCACCCTGCTGTCGTCCGGCGCATCgtcttcgtcctcctcctcgtccgtgTCGATGCCTTCTCCTTCCGCCATCTGCGCGTCATCGTCGGAGTCTTCGGCGGCATCGGGGTCGAGGAGTGTTCGCTGCCCGGGGTCGCCCACTTCGTACTCCTTCAGGATGCCGAAGATCTCGATCAGGCACCTTCTGAAGTATTCCACCAGCAGCTCCAGGAATCCGGGCAGCTGCCAAATTGGAAAGCAAAACAGGCTGCCGTCAAACAATGTTTATGGCTGCCTTCTCCAAACCTGATGGAGCCTCGACCGCATTTCCTCATCCAGGAATCCAGGTTTGTGGAACGTACCTGGCATAAGTTAAACGTGGTGATGCTGCTGTCATCATAGAGTAGGATGTTGATGGTGTCCAAGGCCCAGGTGCTCTCCGCTAGCAACCCTGACTTAAGTGACATCATCACACGCCACGCTTCAGGTGTGCCTGTCGACCAACAACAGAATCAAAATGAGCCACAAAACAAGGGAACCCACATTTGCACACAGTCCATGTCAACATCGCGGGGGCGCTTTGAGACACAGACGAGGCTTGTGGGGGGCTTCTCAATTAAAAATAGCGGTTAACGCTCAGGAGTTGACGTTGCGTACCGATGTCCTTCATGGTTAGCCGTCTTCGCGGCTTGAGGTGCGGTTGGGAGCATTCCACGGAGCCGGGAGGAAAGCCCACGTCTCGCCGCATCATCGGCTGCTGCACGGGCGCCTGTCCGATGTGGGAGGCGGGGACCGGGGGTCCGGCTTTCTGCACTTTGATGCCCGGATGCATGTACGGGGACTTGCTGGGTGACGTCCTGCTCTCCATCGGCCGCGGCATGGGTGCCGGACTGGACACCTGAGGAATATGGTTCTGCGATGTCTGATAAGTCGACGGGAGGGGTCTCGTCATGGGCGGGCCGGACCCGCCGGGTCCGAAGGGCGGTTGCCGCTGGTTGACGTGGCCGGGCCACGGGCCCTCGTGGTTCATGCGCTGATCCGATGACATCATCTCCTCGGAGCGGTTCATGCCGTGGTATCCCGGCGCCTGGCTGGGCACGGGCGGGCCCTGGCGGTTGTGATAGTTGGGGTAGCCCATTTCGTTGCGGCCCTGCCACATGGGGGCCTGGGGCCCGTCGGGACCCGAGGGCATGGGGCTCGCCATCATCTGGGGAGGCATGGGCGATTGGGAATTGGGGCCCCCGGATGACGAGCCGCGGTCCCGGCCGAAGGGAAAGGGGAACTGGTTCTGCGGGCCCGGGGGTCTCCGCTCCCCTCCAGGGTAGGCGTTGTACTGATTGTACATGTCCTGCTGGCCCTGGGGCCCTGATGATTGAGGTCCTGCGGGCTGTTGACCACCGTAAGGGACGTTGTACATTTCTCCCTCGTGGCGCTTGGCGGGGGGGCCGTAGCTACCGTCGACGGGACGCTTGTAGTTCTGTGGAGAAACGGACATCCTTTTTTAATCATCCTTAAAACCTCACGTATCTTGAATCTCAGTCGGACTCTGAACATCCCTCACCGGTTGCTGCTGTGCATACATTCCCGGTTGTTGGTTTGGGTACGGGCCACCAGGGGGCGCGCCTTGGCCAGGGTACTGATTGGCATACGAGTCGTGTCTGGGGACCCAGGCAAAAGTCACTCACTTTTCATCGCGCAGACGAGGGATGAAATTGTGTCGCGCTGAACTGGTAAAATGGTTTAAAATGACGTTTCAAACTTTTGTGTAACTTGTGTTGCTGTATTCACGCCAAGTAAAGTACAAAGTCTCTAAATAATTTGATTGGTTCGATAGATTTGTCATCATGCAAATCGTTTCCCCTGGCACAATGATTTCATACGTTACGAAATGTGCAGAAAGTGTGCATTTGACAAAGCTTAATGTCAAATCTCAGTCAATACCGTTGCTGGGGTGGCGGTCGGCTCGGCGAGTACATCCCCGCCTCGGCTCCGGAAGGCATCATGTTGGGCTGAGCGGCCCCGGGCCCCATGCCGCCGTCGGGACCCATGCCTGACTCTTGCCTGTGCGTTGACATTGAGCGCATGTCATCTCACTGGAGGAGACAGAATTCTACCCCAAAATTCCACCGTCGACTCTTGTACCTGCGGTCATATCCGTAAGGATATTGCTGCCTCTGGCCCATTGGCAGATTTCCCATGGGTCCCGGCGGGCCTCTGCTGTACGGTTCCCCCATCCCACTGTTAGGACCGGGTGGCAAGAATTGTTCCCCAGCTTTGTGAAaagtccaaaaaacaaataaacacattgttAGTTTCCCTTTTAGCATGTCAACAAACTTAGTTGGTGGGTCCATTCACCTTTCCTCATACCACCAAAGGGGTCCTTGTTGGACTCATAGGGACCCATCCGACCAATCATTTCGGGGCCGCCCATTCCGGGTTGGTAATTCTGAGAATTGGGGGTCATGGCGTTCCTTCGGGAAAATGCCGGGTCGCTGCCGTCGGCAAAGGGGTCCTGCAAATTGACGCTACTcctaaaacaaaccaacaattcATCAGGCAAAAGTTGAATGGCCACAAGCGCTCGCAATTGCCCGCAGCTCATTCAAAAGAAAAGAGGCCCCGAGTGAGAACTTGGAAACAATTTGCCAGGACAAAGCAAAAGATACGACGACCAACTAAGTCTGCAAAGACTGACGCAATAAAGACAAAATGGCTCTAGCGAGCATTAATTGCAACGATGTGGTGTCCGAGTCGTACCTGGCGCCGGGCATGGGAGgcatttgtgtgtggggggtggaggcCGGGGTGGGAGGCTTCAGTTCTCCCCCCTCCGCCATGGAGCTACTGGTGGACTGAGGAGTCTGGGGGCCTTGGAGCGATCCAGAACCAGCTGCAAAAATAAGGGCGCACATTGAACCTGCATTCCCAAAATAAAGCCTCCGTCACAATCTCTTGGAAGTCACCGGGAAAAGGACTTTCCACTTCTGAGAATGACAAACGGCCAGGCGGGCTGTCAAGTCGGTGACTCTCGTATGTGCGCATGATGcccgtttgtgtttgtgtgtgagacacACGATCGTGCTCCTGCTCAGGACTCAAGTCTGATGACTCATGGCTTCCCATTCATTAAATCGCGgcacgtgtacacacacacacacaagcgcgctgGGGTCAATGCCAGGTTACGCTTATTCAGTGTCTCACGTCACCATCGCGCCTCTCTCACACCAACccccaccgacccccccccccccccccccccggcagggATTTCCCTTCTACGGGGGTAAAAGTGTGACTTTTACACACTCCAGCgtctcccccacccctccctctccCCACCCCTCTCCATTCATCATTTCTGGCTCAGTACTAATCTCCGGGGAGTGTTTCCTTTGTAGCCTTGGGCCAGGAACCAATCAGGCGGCAAATATGAaaccgccgcccccaccctcccttCCTTCAACCGAACCAGTGCCAGATGACAAGCACCCCGAAGAAGTACAGTAAACGCCCATTCGCTACACTGCCGTTTCTTAAACATTcgtttctggtttttgaaagtAGGTATACAGGCCGGTCCAAATGGAGACCTCCATGTTGGACCACATTGCGCCATAACAGCCCAGGAAGCAGTGAGCTATCGCGGTCAAGATGCTGCACCATAAAGAGCGAGAAGCAGAGGCAAAAGAgcaacttgcaaactccacttCTAGTCATTGTGACGACAAAGCAGAGAGAACACATGCCTGTGTGCATTCTCTCCTTGTGTCGTTAGCATGCGTTGCTGCTCCATTGGTGCAAAAAGGTAGCCGCATGCAGCCCAATTGACACGGCCGGTGTCATTTGCTTCCATTGTGCTATTTACTTAAAAATTCAAACTCATCCTTGACTGTAACTTTTGGTCATCGCTAAGCTTTAATTGCTTTGTAATGCTTTTACCAACACCAGATTGGGTTGAATATGTTCACTAAATGAAACGTGAACAAGATCCAACTGATTCCAGTGGCatcctttgatttttttctgcagaTTGAGCGCCGGCTTAGTTACACACCAGGGCTGGGTGGCTGGATCTTAGGCTGGTTCTTTTTGGTGTCCGTATTGAAAAAGTCCGCGGGCGGCTCCTCGCCGCGCTCGATCTTGCACTCGAAGGCGTACAAACACTGGATGTACTGCTTCTTGAGGGAACTGGCCGCGCTGCTCGACGTGCCCACGTTGAGGTTGGTGGCGAGCTCCCGCcatttcttgttcttgttcacCTGGGGCGAGTGACCGTGAGAAAGTTGCGGTTCAAGGACGCCACAAACGGCCAACTACAGTCCGGCATACCTGGGTGAGGCCTCCGATCTCCTTGACGGAGACATAGAGTCGGAACAAATCGAGAGGCTTGCGCCCCACGGCGGGGAGGTTGTTCATGCCCATGGCCTTCTCCTCGGCAAAGGCCAGGTAGCGATCGACCCACATCTTCCTCTCGGGCTCCGGACCCAACTCGTACAGGCGAGTGATCTTCTCGTTGGTGATGGTTGAGGAGCTGGACTTCTAGGATGAGGCAAAAAAGATCggattagatttttaaaaatatacctgcatatattatttatatatatattttttttttattttttttaaagcccgaCAAGGTGTCCCTGCAAAACGATGCAAACGCCCACCTTTTTGGATTCAGTCTTGGGAGTCCCGTCCACTTTGTTGTTCATCTTCTGGGCTTGGTTGATTTTGTCCATGCCAAACTCTGAACCGGGAGCCATTcctaaaatggaaaacaaatacagtacgtgCCCTGCTGCCATTAAGTTTGATCTACGCCTCGTGTACTCACCAGGGGTGTTGTTGCCCATGTTTGTACCCATCGGATAAGGACCCGGACCTCCCTGGTTCATCATCCCGTGCATGCTGTTCATGGCCGGGCCATATGGAGAAGCGGAGCCCATCATGCCTTGGCTCATGACGTAGCCCGGTGGCCTGTTCAAGAAAATCTTTGAGCTTAAAGATGACTGTAACATATCATCTTTTCTTCCAGAGTCATGTTTATATTTTGCAACAACTCTGCTTTAGTTCTACCAttgtggggttggggttggggggggggggggataaataaagCACCGCTTTTATATCAAGTGACTCCAGCATTCGCGAAAATCACGATGACTGAATGTCTGGAGGCTGATCTGGCATCCTCGCTCGGGAAGGACGCGTTTTACTCATCCgcgctctccctctctctaccTCCCTCCCcaactctctccctctctctcagtTAAGTACTTGGTCTGCTGCCATGTACTCGAACTAAAGACGGCACGTGGGAAAAGCTGAtcatttttcacagtcttagtCTGCTTTGCACTTCAAAGGCCATGAGTCACATTTTGCCTTGTCGCGTGGCACCCACCTGTTGTGTATGGAATTGGTCGGGCCGTGGTGCATGGAGGGCCCGCCCTCTTTCCTGTTCATCCCCGGAGGCGGGCACATCCCCGATACCACCTGAGGAGGCATGTTGGCCATGTTGGAGCCCATGCCCGGACCGTAGGGCCTGGCGCCCATCTGGCCGGAGCCGACCCTGCCGCCGGGAGCCATGTTTACATAGGGCGCCCCGCTGCCCTGGCCGGGCATGGGGCTCATGGTGCCCCCCATGCCGGGGCCGCTCGGGTAGGTAGAATTGGGCATCCCTGAGTAGCCGGGCGGGCGAGGATAACCTGGAGGTATAAGGGTCAAACATTTTAGGCAGGCCAGGAGGCCAAATGTGATTTACTCATCTATTCCCAGGTGTAGAGGTATTTTTTGTATAAATCACGAAACAATACCAAATAAAAAGCAATAATTGGTTAACCAACAGTGAGACACACACAGATTGTGGGCACAATCTGCCAGTTGTGCCCTTAAGGGGGATTCCAGGCATCTCAGTGCTGCTTTTAATGTGCCTTCACCTTGAGGGCCGTACTGGCCCCCCTGAGGGCCATAATTTCCCATGGAGTTGTTTTGGGGGTAAGGTCCCATTCCGCTATGCATCTGACCCCCCGAAGACTGGCGTGGAGATAAGGCAGAGCCAGGTTGTCCCGGGGACCCGTAAGGGGGCATCTGTGGGTTACGCATGTACACTGGAGGGGGGAGAGAGAATATATTATGGAAACTCCCGTCACGAGCGGTCGTGATCGACGATCACGACCCCCGAACATCCAACGAATTCCCAACGCGCTCACCTCTGTCTTGGCCCATGGCCGACTGGTTCATGGAAGAGTGCATGATGCTGTCTGACTGGACGCTGGGCGGCCGGGGAGGCATCTGATTACCTGGAAGCGCACGCAAATTGGACCGACATCAAACGAGCGCTCGAGCGATGACAGACAGCAGTTTCGAAATAAAAAGACATCAGAGATAACCCCGCCGCCGACACACTGGCTGCTGCGTGGATGGTTGACAAGCATTGTGATAGTCGATGGGAGACTTTGTGTTCCCATCTGGCAAGTGGCTTCATGAATTACAAATGAGAGCGCTGGCGTTTTGGAGTGTGCCAGCATTCACTTTGGATTTGGAAATATCTCCTGCTTTCATGCAGCATCTGACGCCGTGTCAACTCCTCGGCGAAAAGGCATTTGGAATTAGTCAGAGCGGTTGTTTTTCTTCACGCCCACTTACTCGGGCAGATCAAAAATTGCGTGCACTTGTCGTCCCCCACTCCAAATATTTGGATGCGTTTATTGACCTGGCACAGCGGCGGGGGACAGCGGGCCGGTGCGAGAGGGCGTGACGCTGGCAGGGGAGCCCACGGGCGACGGCGAGGGCCCGCGGATGCCTGGCAGGTGGGGCGATGTGTGCGGCGAGAAAGGGGACTGGGCGGGGTTGCTCTGCTCCCCCTGGCTGCTGGACACCCCCGAGGTGCTGACGCCTGGGCTCAGGGCACCCTCCGTGCCGGTGGGAAGGTCGTCGATGGAGCCTGACAGATCctggaagaaaaagaacaaactgtTGGCACTGTTGGGACCTTTCCCAatctatttgctgaaaaactcccATAAATGCAGTTTTGGTGTGCTTTCTGAAAACTCTTCTGAAAATCATCTCTAAGCTTATATACATTTAAGGGGGAGAGTTTGGAGTATGGTGAATGGTGAATGTCCATTAATTGTGTCTTTTTGTCCCTACTTAAGGCCGAGATATTTGCGAGGATTGACTGCAAATTGTTCAAAAGGGGCAGTTGCGCCCGTGTGCGGTTGTTTAGAGTCTTGCCGGCCATAAGCACAAAGGCCAGCGACAATCACGCTGGCGTGAAGGTGCATGTTTACACGCGGGCCGCTCACATGGAGCCCATGTGCTTCCTCAGAAATGCAAACTCATCTGCCAGTCACATCGGAGGaagcagggagggagggagggaggcagggGGGGTCAGGGGGCGGAGAGAAAAGCATTGGCTGGAAGGTGGCCAACAATTCCCATAGAAATCTCACACGCTCGCAAGGCTGGCTGGCTGCGGCCCCTGAAGCCGGCGGTTTTTGCATTTGAAACGGTGCCCGTTGCTATTTTGGGGACGTGACCTGATGGAGGAACCACAGAGGGAGCGACAGGAGGAGAGTGCTGATTCACAACACAGCCTTCCaagcccctcccctcccctccctgccCCCCAGCCCCCTCTTCCCAGACTGCCTGAACAAGCCAAGGCCTCTCTGACCTGCCCGGGTGAAGCATATGACGCACAGCAGGCACAGGGCTATTATGTTGGATTATTCCACGCTCAAATGGAATAGCTCGCAGATTTTTCCAACACTGTCCATTAACAAGGGTTTCTAAAATTCTCTCGAACCACTAAAAATCCTAAATGCCAATTCAACATAAACACGGGCTGCAACGATGAATCAAGTCAGGTGCATAATTCCACAACAAacaaaggtcaaagtaaaatcatTGCCTTGGAGGCTTTGCAGGTATCAGTTTCCCACACCGACTAACGCCACAGCAGTCGCACTCACCACTCAGCGCAGAAAGAAGTGGCCGCACCAGccgacacccacgtcactcaccagaccATGGCGGGCCTCACCTTTGGAATTTGTGCATACAAACTCACCGGTGGAAGAATATGACGATGCCAATGCAGAATaagcaaccaaaaaaataattcctgcaacctcacatgcatgttttggtggtttaataacaatgaaaacaaacaatcccCACAAAATTTGTTCTGTCCGATGACTTTGTGGGATAATCATTCGAATACTGCAGTTGTAAAAATGTTGGAATAGACCAGTTTTTAATTCACGATTTATTGCAAACATTTGTGCCGACAATGGCTCAGAGACCATCCTTGCTGGCTGACATTCAACCTCCCACCCCAAGTTCCACCGAGACATCACAAGACCGGTCATGTGTCTGCCGGCCAGCACAATGACCACCTTGGTAGCCGTCACCCTCAAAAGAGTCCTTCCATTGTTCAGACATGCATTTCCATCGCTCGGGCAGCCCCAGGCCCCAAGGCGAAAAGGGTCGAGGGTCAATTTGTGTTGCTACCACTCAGGGGGGGAAAAGGGGGCCTGTCAGTATGGCTGCAAATGGCTGACAGCCGGAGACACTTCGGACAGACGAGCAAGAAAGAAGGCAGAAAGTTGGAACTGGATTTGCGGCAGGAGTCAACAAACAGGTTTGATTTGTCATGTCTGTTGTgttcttattttcattttcacgaAACGAAAATGAGGGAATTCATTTTGGACGCCAACAAACAAGCTGCCGTTGCCATAGGGAAGAAGCAACATCTTGGCTCTCTGTCCCTAAAAAGCAACGAACGAGACCTGACACAGGAAAAACAATGGAGGAGACTTTTGGTAGCACGACAAACGAGATCTGCTTGTTTCAGACAAGTCGTACGAGTCATGTCTGACAATTTCACAAAGGGACGAGTCAGCAACAAATGAGCTCCACCAGTCGTGTCTTTTCCATGATATGTCCGCTACACAAAGGAAAAGCTAATCATTTCACTCTTTTTCCGGCTCCACCGATCATGTCCGTTCCATTCATGGACAATTCCAGTGAGGAAAACTAACCGATCACCGCTTCCCAGATGTTTTTGGAGGCCAATAGCAGATCAAAGGGGAACGAGAGCTACCACCTTTTGACAATAAGTTCAACTCATCAAAAACGAGATGGAACAGTCATGTCTATGTCATTACACATCGACATCTAGTGCCACGGCAAATCAAGGTGCCACTATACTTAAAACGGGTCTTCTTGCCCCCTTCAAAATTAGGTAAACGCCTGTAAGCGCCAGCTCTGGCCCCAGAGTCCCAATCAGTGCAGGCGTAGTACACAGCCAACAACACAAACGCAAACCATTCCACACTCCCACTCTGCAGCCATCGATTTTCCCCGGCTCAATAGTGTTCGCACGCGCACACAGCACACTCTGCTGACTGCACAGGCCCGGACGGCGAGGAACGGAGGAGGGAGTGGTggcaaagggaggggggggggggggggcttatttaCGGTGATTGTAATGCTGCCGTGCCTTGTAATATTCAACAGTCTTAATGAGAAGGGAAAGGATGGCGAGTAGCAAAGATCAGAGCGCCGAGGAGGTGTCGAGTGATGGTGAGGTTGCCGTGGAAGCGCAAGTTACAATGCTCTGTGAAAGATAGTGTGacgacatcctttttttttttaagcgcagATAAATGCTattcatatgacattttaaaaagtgcagaAAGGATGGCGCAGAAAGGAGAAATCCACAACTCTTTTCCCCGCAGAGCTTCAATCTTCCCttgatggcagccattttgtgcttCCCCAGCTCTGCCTAACATGGAACCTCACAACGGGAAGACGACAAACTATCGTGATGCTTGAAGCCAGGGAGGGGAtgcgatttttattttatttggatttagAATATAAACGAGAGGGGGAATGAATTTTAAGGacaaatttttgggggggttggtgggAAATGCAATTATCGTATGGACGCGGGCCAATTCCCGTGTTCTCCACATCTCCTGAGTCATTCGCTCTCTCCTCCGCCTGTCTTAATGTATTCCATTTGCAGATTACTTCACTGAGTCACTCAAGCCCGACCACAGCCATTAGTCTGCCAAGCCAGCCACtcgctctccttttttctttctctctctcttttttttttttgaagtgcctGCAAGTGGGAGTAGAGAGTAAGCGGCCTTGAGATAATGACACATATCTGGAATGTGTGACACAGACCAGTCGTGGAACTAGATCTGGTGCTAAGGAGCTCGGTGTGACCTGGTCAGAGTTCACCTGTCAGTCAAACAATCTACTACTGGAGGggaaaccaattaaaaaaaaaaaaaaaacctctgcatGTGCtcaagagagagagggggataTGGCTTGCATCGCCACGGCTGCCATGGTTACCGAGATCCACGTGCTTGACACATTCGGGCCGAGACGGCCCCtcgcctcccccacccccacccccgccccgctGGCTGGCTGCTGCCATCTCCGTCTTGTCACTCACTCCCGGGCCTCCCTGCGTGCTTGCCAGGGTCACTGCACAGTCAAGCTACTACAAAAGAAGATgacgacgaagaagaagaagcagcagccTGGAGGAGGTCCGTTCTTGGAACGGGAGACGCCTCAAAAGGCGCCACTTATTTAATCACACACTCGCAACCAGGGTGGAGAAAAACGGTCAACCTTGAAGTCTTCACACCTCTGTTTGTTTGTCACACACCCTGACACTGCAATTAGCACTTCAGACAGCCATTTGCTTTGATATTCCAGCCTCCGAGGCTGCCCGTGAGTCAATATCAATAAGATCACAATGAAAGTGTATGTCGCCCAGAGGAGATGACGAATCATCTCCGGCATGTAAACAACGGCACCTCGAAACGCCGGACGGTAACCCCGATCTTGCCGGGTTGCCGAAGCTTCGGTAGAGGCCCGATTCAGTCCGGGGACGAGGTTTTGCAGGGCTGAGCTCAACCATAAGGGGGCACTCCCATTCCACTGAGAGGCAAAGAAGTGGCAGTGAAAGGAAGAGAAAGCAAGGCAAGGAAGGCTCTAGCCTCATGCAGCAAGAAGCAGCCATGATAGTTGTTCACAAACAACACAGGAAGATGGGTCACTCGGCACAGGTCGTACCCTATGTGGAGCGTTCAATAGGTGACTCTCAAGGTTtaggggtggaaaaaaagaaacgaacAAGGGGGATAAAATAAtgaacgcaca
It includes:
- the LOC127603605 gene encoding AT-rich interactive domain-containing protein 1A-like yields the protein MAAQVASVASLNASPPSELKKPDRDSQGESAPGEKQLHQHENKEAGPDGGSPGRKELQDGGDAAGGGGDPDMKNGNGNLPRVNNNSSNQNDSGGPEGNNHPGVGHHHTGPFPPPPYGYNQHYSRALIHQHGGQQSPGMAAAPGPGMMDPYPANSHEHGYPNHYNNYSPFQNRTSYQGQGYGAMSSSRNNQPPAAGGQPGKQQPAATGGGLAAASYNNQRYNMGSQQPTSTPTLNQLLTSPSLARSYPNYPQGDYNNQEGGTKAAGEMASAYGGVHPAWQHRAHHPPPMSPGNTAQAPSRNQPASPMDQVGKMRGQPYGGAAPYSQQPQQQQQQQQQQQQGPSPGPGPQQTGSYPGQGYGSPGPQRYPIGMQGRTPGTMGGMQYGQQMSAYGQQGPPGGYGQQGQGYYGQHGGPPHPSQQQTPYGGQPQSGSGAPFPQQGHPSQPPGPHGQSGPPYSQSQGPHGPPAVQPPYGSPQQQPSQQQQQAPGPQTPQGSQGQTGYPQASAPGQPTPQQTPPQQQQGAAPPPQQQQQQQPGSQPPQSQQPPSHGQQSQASPYSQTPPLPQQQQSPYQRFPPPPQELSQDSFSSQSSAPPSNQPMPSNKSSQEDSMQGRPSSLPDLSGSIDDLPTGTEGALSPGVSTSGVSSSQGEQSNPAQSPFSPHTSPHLPGIRGPSPSPVGSPASVTPSRTGPLSPAAVPGNQMPPRPPSVQSDSIMHSSMNQSAMGQDRVYMRNPQMPPYGSPGQPGSALSPRQSSGGQMHSGMGPYPQNNSMGNYGPQGGQYGPQGYPRPPGYSGMPNSTYPSGPGMGGTMSPMPGQGSGAPYVNMAPGGRVGSGQMGARPYGPGMGSNMANMPPQVVSGMCPPPGMNRKEGGPSMHHGPTNSIHNRPPGYVMSQGMMGSASPYGPAMNSMHGMMNQGGPGPYPMGTNMGNNTPGMAPGSEFGMDKINQAQKMNNKVDGTPKTESKKKSSSSTITNEKITRLYELGPEPERKMWVDRYLAFAEEKAMGMNNLPAVGRKPLDLFRLYVSVKEIGGLTQVNKNKKWRELATNLNVGTSSSAASSLKKQYIQCLYAFECKIERGEEPPADFFNTDTKKNQPKIQPPSPAGSGSLQGPQTPQSTSSSMAEGGELKPPTPASTPHTQMPPMPGARSSVNLQDPFADGSDPAFSRRNAMTPNSQNYQPGMGGPEMIGRMGPYESNKDPFGGMRKAGEQFLPPGPNSGMGEPYSRGPPGPMGNLPMGQRQQYPYGYDRRQESGMGPDGGMGPGAAQPNMMPSGAEAGMYSPSRPPPQQRHDSYANQYPGQGAPPGGPYPNQQPGMYAQQQPNYKRPVDGSYGPPAKRHEGEMYNVPYGGQQPAGPQSSGPQGQQDMYNQYNAYPGGERRPPGPQNQFPFPFGRDRGSSSGGPNSQSPMPPQMMASPMPSGPDGPQAPMWQGRNEMGYPNYHNRQGPPVPSQAPGYHGMNRSEEMMSSDQRMNHEGPWPGHVNQRQPPFGPGGSGPPMTRPLPSTYQTSQNHIPQVSSPAPMPRPMESRTSPSKSPYMHPGIKVQKAGPPVPASHIGQAPVQQPMMRRDVGFPPGSVECSQPHLKPRRRLTMKDIGTPEAWRVMMSLKSGLLAESTWALDTINILLYDDSSITTFNLCQLPGFLELLVEYFRRCLIEIFGILKEYEVGDPGQRTLLDPDAAEDSDDDAQMAEGEGIDTDEEEDEDDAPDDSRVQVRVKEEEEEVTEERSQKDEDENKEKSRVKEAATSGSSQDPNAEKPRQASKFDRLPIKVVRKKNPFRGSRPSELGQRQSFDSGLLHWSVGGGDITEHIQTHFESRVGRLKARKRLPKETRAGREVPEPPPPPPPPAAGAPVTATIDDVLSARPGSVTEEAVRGGAEEQKENGKYLFSINPELQSRRNVKILEDEPHSKDETPLGTLADWQDSLARRCVCVSNIVRSLSFVPGNDQEMSKHPGLLLLLGRLVLLHHRHPERKQAPVTYEKEDEEDEGVSCERDEWWWDCLEVLRENCLVTLANISGQLDLSVYSESICLPLLDGLLHWAVCPSAEALDPFPTLGPHGSLSPQRLVLETLSKLSIQDNNVDLILATPPFSRLEKLYGALVRLVGERKVAVCREMAVVLLANLAHGDGLAARAIAVQKGSVGNLLGFLEDSLAATQYQQSQSTLLQMQAHFEPTSVDMMRRAARALHALARLEENHSEFTLYESRLLDVSVSPLMNSAVSQVICDVLFLVGQS